From a region of the Kiritimatiellales bacterium genome:
- a CDS encoding SprT family zinc-dependent metalloprotease, producing the protein MLNVSGILIEVHKKNIKNMHLYVKPPDGHVTVSVPLSMSDAAVERFVRTKTSWIKKQITKFDNQPRQSEREYVSGETLYVWGKQYYLQTEYGTKNSLVLSGDKAILTVRKESSVEQHKNFVREWYRELLKAKVEQLLPKWEKITGVKVSGWQTKYMTTRWGTCNTKTGKIWLNLQLAKKTPECLEYVILHELVHFIEKKHDEKFIALMDRYMPMWKEIRITLNGQTLDYFYQAKR; encoded by the coding sequence GTGCTGAACGTTTCCGGCATACTAATAGAGGTGCACAAGAAAAATATTAAAAATATGCATCTTTACGTCAAGCCGCCGGATGGGCATGTAACGGTATCGGTTCCGCTCTCAATGAGCGATGCGGCGGTAGAACGCTTCGTGCGAACAAAAACCAGCTGGATTAAGAAACAGATCACCAAATTCGACAACCAGCCGCGCCAATCGGAACGTGAGTATGTTTCCGGCGAAACCCTTTATGTCTGGGGCAAGCAATACTATCTTCAAACGGAGTACGGTACCAAAAACTCGTTAGTATTATCCGGTGATAAAGCGATTTTAACCGTCCGCAAAGAAAGCAGCGTCGAACAGCATAAGAACTTTGTACGCGAGTGGTATCGAGAATTGCTAAAAGCGAAAGTTGAACAACTCCTGCCTAAATGGGAAAAAATTACAGGAGTGAAAGTATCAGGATGGCAAACAAAATACATGACGACCCGCTGGGGAACGTGCAATACAAAAACAGGGAAAATATGGTTAAATCTGCAGCTTGCCAAGAAAACACCGGAGTGCCTTGAATATGTCATACTCCATGAATTGGTTCATTTTATCGAAAAAAAACACGATGAAAAATTTATTGCATTGATGGATAGATACATGCCGATGTGGAAAGAGATCAGAATAACATTGAACGGCCAAACTCTCGACTATTTTTACCAAGCCAAGAGATAA
- a CDS encoding type I restriction endonuclease subunit R: MPKINEAERKTQARVIKLFQNTLGYTYYGDRRDRINSNIDADKLTANLTGRGYSMSLAEKAVFELQKTAGNLQQGLYKANQDVYSLLKYGAKIKKNSGEPEKTVYFIDWEHPRNNEFAIAEEVTIKNNSERRPDLVIYINGIAVAVIELKKSTVSVSQGIRQNLSNQNEHFNRPFFTTIQFVMAGNSSEGLRFGTIETPEKYYLEWKNDAVNTTAQPLDDVSIDINETCVSLPDKLDWQLFSMFQKRRFLDLVHNFVVFDKGVKKVCRHNQYFGIKKAQTKLDRKQGGIIWHTQGSGKTLTMVWLSKWILATNPTARVLIVTDRDELDDQMEKVYKGVDEQVYRTSSCADLVDKLDKTDKRLICSLIFKFGVRTNSEASELQAKKSVEQFIKELKVALPVNFKAKGNFVVFVDECHRTQSGLLHEAMKEILPTAIFIGFTGTPLLVKDRKTSIEVFSPGYIHTYKYDEAVADGVVLDLRYEARDIEQIVTQQDKIDAYFDAKTRGLNDAAKAKLKSKWGNMQKVYSSRKRLEIIAEDIIADFDIKNRLADGNGNAMLVADSIYSACKYYEIFQTRGFRQCAIVTSFVPLESNLRTEAEDAEEFEKYEVYKKMLNGQSVEDFESEAKRKFVTEPAQMKLLIVVDKLLTGFDAPPCTFLYIDKSMHDHGLFQAICRVNRLDGEEKDFGYIVDYKQLFGSLANAINKYTSGAFEGYAAEDIEGLIKDRLEEAKKYLNLTLEELDDLCGGVPVPRSEIDYIYYFCGEDGVGGIDDESCSRSREKLYKLVNRLVRAYAEIKGEMIEAGYTPIELSEVDKKVTFYIALKEIIGNASGDFIDLKSYEADMRRLIDTYIKADDSRKIGEFDDFTLLDFVQAQGEKLGGKGKEAVAEAIENNIRKKVVEKILINPKYYEKMSAILDELIKARREGAIAYEQLLEKYIELVKNTETPENNARYPDSIRRSGALRAFYDNCDEDEQLALAIDEAVQSSRQADFRHNEFKERRIKQALYQVLNDTNEVERVYNIVVEQGEY; encoded by the coding sequence ATGCCGAAGATTAACGAAGCTGAGCGTAAAACTCAAGCACGCGTCATTAAGCTGTTTCAGAATACGTTGGGATACACCTATTACGGCGACCGGCGCGACAGAATAAACAGCAATATTGATGCCGATAAACTGACGGCAAATCTTACCGGTCGCGGCTACAGCATGAGCCTCGCGGAGAAAGCGGTCTTTGAACTCCAAAAAACGGCAGGCAACCTGCAACAGGGTTTATACAAAGCCAATCAGGATGTTTATTCGCTTCTAAAATATGGCGCAAAAATCAAAAAAAATTCCGGCGAACCGGAAAAGACCGTGTACTTTATCGACTGGGAGCATCCCCGGAATAACGAGTTTGCCATCGCTGAAGAGGTGACAATTAAGAACAATTCTGAACGCCGGCCTGACCTTGTGATTTACATCAACGGCATCGCCGTAGCGGTAATCGAATTGAAGAAGTCCACTGTTTCTGTTTCGCAAGGCATACGGCAAAACCTCTCAAACCAGAATGAGCATTTTAATAGGCCGTTTTTCACGACCATTCAATTCGTGATGGCGGGCAATTCCAGCGAAGGGTTGCGTTTCGGTACAATTGAAACACCGGAAAAATATTATCTCGAATGGAAAAACGATGCCGTTAATACAACGGCGCAGCCACTTGATGATGTTTCAATAGATATTAATGAGACGTGTGTCTCGCTTCCTGATAAACTGGACTGGCAGTTGTTCAGCATGTTCCAAAAACGGCGTTTTCTCGATCTTGTCCACAACTTTGTCGTATTCGACAAAGGCGTGAAAAAGGTCTGCCGCCATAATCAGTATTTTGGCATCAAAAAAGCCCAAACTAAACTGGACAGAAAACAAGGTGGTATTATCTGGCACACCCAAGGCAGCGGCAAAACGCTGACGATGGTGTGGCTCTCCAAGTGGATACTGGCAACCAATCCCACCGCACGCGTTCTTATTGTCACCGACCGCGACGAACTGGATGATCAAATGGAGAAGGTCTACAAGGGAGTCGACGAACAGGTTTACAGAACATCCTCCTGCGCTGATCTTGTAGATAAGCTGGACAAAACCGACAAGAGACTTATCTGTTCGCTGATTTTCAAATTCGGCGTTCGCACAAACTCCGAAGCCAGTGAACTCCAAGCAAAAAAGTCGGTCGAGCAATTTATAAAAGAGTTAAAGGTCGCTCTACCGGTGAATTTTAAGGCCAAAGGCAATTTTGTTGTGTTTGTGGATGAATGTCATCGAACGCAAAGCGGCCTTTTACACGAAGCAATGAAAGAAATTTTACCGACTGCTATCTTTATTGGTTTCACCGGCACGCCGCTACTCGTCAAAGACAGAAAAACAAGTATTGAGGTTTTTTCGCCGGGATATATCCACACCTATAAGTATGACGAGGCCGTAGCCGATGGCGTTGTTCTCGACCTGCGCTATGAAGCCCGCGATATTGAACAAATTGTTACACAACAAGATAAAATTGACGCTTACTTTGATGCCAAAACCCGCGGGCTGAATGACGCCGCCAAAGCGAAACTCAAGTCAAAATGGGGCAATATGCAGAAGGTCTACTCCTCCCGCAAACGGCTTGAAATTATTGCCGAGGACATTATCGCCGACTTTGACATCAAAAACCGTCTCGCAGACGGGAATGGAAACGCAATGCTTGTGGCAGATTCGATTTACTCCGCCTGTAAGTATTATGAGATATTCCAAACGAGAGGTTTCAGGCAATGCGCTATTGTGACCTCGTTTGTACCGCTTGAAAGTAATCTCCGCACCGAAGCCGAAGATGCAGAGGAATTTGAGAAATACGAAGTTTATAAAAAAATGCTTAATGGACAAAGCGTAGAAGACTTTGAATCCGAAGCGAAACGTAAATTTGTCACAGAACCGGCACAGATGAAATTGCTCATTGTGGTAGACAAGCTGTTGACAGGCTTTGACGCACCGCCCTGCACTTTTCTATATATCGACAAGTCCATGCACGACCACGGTCTGTTCCAAGCCATCTGTCGCGTCAACCGCTTAGATGGCGAAGAAAAAGATTTCGGCTATATCGTGGACTATAAGCAATTATTCGGCAGTTTAGCGAATGCCATTAACAAATACACATCAGGTGCATTCGAGGGATATGCTGCCGAGGACATAGAAGGCCTGATAAAAGACCGGCTGGAAGAAGCAAAAAAATACCTCAACCTGACGCTGGAAGAACTGGACGACCTCTGCGGCGGCGTTCCTGTACCCAGATCTGAAATTGATTATATTTATTACTTTTGCGGCGAAGACGGAGTGGGCGGTATCGATGATGAATCATGTTCTCGCAGCCGCGAAAAGCTGTACAAACTGGTGAACCGTCTCGTTCGTGCCTATGCGGAAATTAAAGGCGAAATGATCGAAGCCGGATATACGCCAATCGAGCTGTCGGAAGTTGATAAGAAAGTCACCTTTTACATTGCGTTGAAAGAAATTATCGGCAATGCCAGCGGTGACTTTATCGACCTCAAATCGTATGAGGCGGATATGCGCCGCCTGATTGATACCTACATCAAAGCCGATGATAGCCGTAAAATCGGTGAATTCGATGATTTCACTCTACTCGACTTTGTGCAGGCACAAGGTGAGAAACTAGGCGGCAAAGGCAAAGAAGCTGTCGCTGAGGCGATTGAAAACAACATTCGCAAAAAGGTAGTCGAAAAAATTCTCATCAATCCGAAGTATTATGAGAAGATGTCGGCCATCCTTGACGAATTGATAAAGGCGCGGCGTGAGGGTGCGATTGCTTACGAACAACTGCTCGAAAAGTATATCGAACTGGTTAAGAACACGGAAACGCCCGAAAACAATGCCCGCTATCCAGACAGTATCCGCCGCAGCGGGGCATTACGGGCTTTCTACGATAATTGTGACGAAGACGAGCAGCTGGCTCTTGCTATTGATGAGGCTGTCCAGAGCAGCAGACAGGCAGACTTCCGTCACAATGAATTTAAAGAACGCAGAATTAAGCAGGCCTTGTATCAGGTTTTAAATGATACAAATGAGGTTGAGCGTGTCTACAATATCGTTGTAGAACAAGGAGAATATTAA
- a CDS encoding virulence RhuM family protein gives MNFLDRKKQAIMDKSENKIILYQDENGITKVSVRFSGEDIWLPQLQIAEIYDTTQQNIDQHIKNIYADGELLPESTYKKFLLVRTEGQRQVKRNIDHYNLDMIIAIGYRVQSQVATRFRRWATQRLHEYIQKGFALDDERLKQGGSRYFRELLQRIRDIRSSERNFYQQVTDIYATAIDYDPRSDMTKSFFATVQNKLHFAVHSHTAAELIHDRVYRDKPFVGMTNFKGDYITKDDVKIAKNYLSKIELTRLNLLVSQFLDYAEFQALEQQPMAMADWISALDNQIIALRRKVLQDTGRISHKKAIEKAEREFEIYREREMKRFESDFDRAVKKLGCLKKSGGEDNNHAED, from the coding sequence ATGAACTTTTTGGATAGAAAGAAGCAAGCCATAATGGATAAGTCAGAGAACAAAATTATCCTTTATCAGGATGAAAACGGCATCACTAAGGTGTCCGTACGTTTCTCCGGCGAGGATATATGGCTGCCCCAGCTTCAAATTGCTGAGATTTATGATACGACACAGCAGAATATCGATCAGCATATTAAGAATATTTATGCTGACGGCGAATTACTGCCGGAGTCAACTTACAAGAAATTCTTGTTAGTTCGCACGGAGGGGCAACGGCAGGTAAAGCGGAATATCGATCATTACAACCTTGATATGATTATCGCTATCGGCTACCGGGTACAGTCGCAGGTCGCCACCCGTTTCCGCCGCTGGGCGACCCAACGATTGCATGAATATATTCAAAAAGGGTTTGCTCTGGATGATGAGCGACTGAAACAGGGCGGCAGCCGGTATTTCCGCGAACTGCTCCAGCGTATCCGTGACATCCGTTCATCGGAGCGGAATTTTTATCAACAGGTCACAGATATTTATGCCACCGCGATCGACTATGATCCCCGTTCGGATATGACAAAAAGCTTCTTTGCCACGGTCCAGAACAAACTGCATTTTGCGGTGCATTCTCATACCGCTGCAGAACTCATTCATGACCGCGTATACAGAGATAAACCTTTCGTGGGTATGACGAATTTTAAGGGAGATTACATCACAAAGGATGATGTAAAAATTGCCAAAAATTATTTGTCTAAGATTGAACTTACCCGGCTGAATCTGCTCGTTTCTCAATTTTTGGACTATGCGGAGTTTCAGGCATTGGAACAGCAGCCCATGGCAATGGCTGATTGGATTTCCGCGCTGGACAATCAGATTATTGCCCTGCGCCGCAAAGTATTACAAGATACGGGACGTATTTCGCATAAAAAGGCTATTGAAAAGGCCGAAAGAGAATTTGAAATTTATCGTGAACGGGAAATGAAGCGGTTTGAAAGTGATTTTGACCGGGCTGTCAAAAAACTCGGATGCTTGAAGAAGTCCGGCGGGGAGGACAATAACCATGCCGAAGATTAA
- a CDS encoding restriction endonuclease subunit S, which produces MVKEWTSKPIQKLANIISGGTPSTVISEYWDGSIVWISPTDITRQKTKYLSSSERKITEKGLANSAAVLLPTGTLLLCTRATIGELAIAAQPTATNQGFKNLVCFDNTDNEWLYYAIQPMKSKMIEWASGSTFLEISKTALGNIEILTPPDKDEQRAIATALSDTDAYSAALEKLIAKKRTLKQGAMQELLTGKRRLPGFSGEWVEEPLSKVLKIGHGKNQQEIEVAGGKYPILATSGEIGRTNTFLYNRPSVLIGRKGTIDKPQYMDVPFWTIDTLFYTIIDESKNSKYLYYLFCTIDWANLNEASGVPSLSAGIIEKFEVYCPDDKKEQTAIAEVLSDMDAGIDALTAKLNKAKYIKQGMMSELLTGRIRLVKQNDAAETISAPKIIKLPKAKPAEQSSKGHNKAIENAVILGVVTELYATEKYPLTPFYAQKLPYLLHRHMEGVAMGYHKLAAGPYNAELKYKTALPIAKTNRYITTKKAIYKGTTYQAMLAGENIDQAKRYFIEWHGSNPLKWLEQFKYIKNRRDELELLTTVDMARVELREAGKPVTVNTVKAIIQASQEWKAKLKREIFSDTNIARAIKWSNELFG; this is translated from the coding sequence ATGGTGAAGGAATGGACTTCAAAGCCAATTCAAAAATTGGCAAACATTATTAGCGGAGGAACACCGAGCACGGTTATCAGCGAATACTGGGATGGCAGTATTGTTTGGATTTCCCCAACCGATATTACGAGACAAAAAACCAAATATTTATCCTCGTCGGAACGGAAAATTACAGAAAAAGGTCTTGCAAACAGTGCGGCGGTTCTTTTGCCGACAGGAACACTCCTGCTCTGCACCCGTGCAACCATTGGCGAATTAGCCATAGCAGCACAGCCAACTGCAACGAATCAAGGTTTTAAGAATCTTGTATGTTTCGATAATACAGACAACGAATGGCTTTATTATGCAATTCAGCCTATGAAGTCTAAAATGATAGAATGGGCTTCTGGTTCTACTTTTTTAGAAATTTCAAAAACTGCTCTTGGAAATATTGAGATTCTGACTCCACCTGATAAAGACGAACAACGCGCCATTGCAACCGCGCTGTCGGACACGGACGCATACAGCGCCGCGCTCGAGAAGCTGATAGCCAAGAAACGCACTCTCAAACAAGGTGCAATGCAGGAACTGCTCACAGGCAAGCGCCGCTTGCCGGGATTCAGCGGGGAATGGGTGGAAGAACCATTAAGCAAAGTTCTAAAAATTGGGCATGGCAAGAATCAGCAGGAAATTGAAGTTGCTGGAGGTAAATATCCAATATTAGCAACTAGCGGTGAAATAGGTAGAACGAACACCTTCCTGTATAATCGGCCATCTGTTTTGATTGGTCGAAAAGGAACAATCGACAAGCCGCAGTACATGGATGTGCCATTCTGGACCATTGACACGCTTTTTTATACGATTATTGATGAATCAAAAAACTCCAAGTATCTGTATTATCTTTTTTGCACTATAGATTGGGCGAATCTAAATGAAGCCTCGGGCGTTCCAAGTTTATCGGCAGGAATCATAGAGAAATTTGAAGTATATTGTCCTGATGATAAGAAAGAGCAAACCGCCATCGCTGAAGTCCTCTCCGACATGGATGCAGGAATCGACGCGCTCACCGCAAAGCTGAACAAAGCAAAGTACATCAAGCAAGGCATGATGAGCGAACTGCTCACTGGCAGAATCCGCCTTGTGAAGCAGAACGATGCCGCTGAAACAATTAGCGCTCCGAAGATTATTAAATTACCGAAAGCAAAACCCGCAGAGCAATCGTCTAAAGGGCATAATAAAGCGATAGAAAATGCTGTAATTCTTGGCGTTGTCACAGAGTTGTATGCAACGGAAAAATATCCGCTGACTCCGTTTTATGCACAAAAACTTCCCTATTTGCTACATCGTCACATGGAGGGTGTTGCCATGGGCTATCATAAATTAGCGGCGGGTCCCTATAATGCGGAGTTGAAATATAAAACCGCATTACCGATTGCGAAAACGAACAGATATATCACGACAAAAAAAGCGATCTATAAAGGTACGACATATCAAGCGATGCTTGCGGGAGAGAATATTGACCAGGCAAAAAGATATTTTATAGAATGGCATGGCAGCAACCCTTTGAAATGGCTGGAACAGTTCAAGTACATCAAGAATCGCCGGGATGAGTTAGAACTTCTGACAACAGTGGATATGGCGAGGGTTGAGTTGAGGGAAGCAGGCAAACCGGTAACTGTGAATACTGTAAAGGCAATAATTCAAGCCAGTCAAGAATGGAAAGCAAAGTTGAAGCGGGAAATTTTTTCTGACACCAATATCGCCCGCGCCATCAAATGGAGCAATGAACTTTTTGGATAG
- a CDS encoding class I SAM-dependent DNA methyltransferase, translated as MAVKKSELYSSLWASCDSLRGGMDSSQYKDYILTLLFVKYVSDKFKGVTYGEIDVPKGGSFDDMLALIGNKNIGEEMDKIIAKLAEANNLRGVIDNAHFNDGDKLGKGKEMVDKLSELLGIFRDQMPDFSKNRADGDDIIGDAYEYLMRNFATESGKSKGQFYTPAEVSRILAKVVGIEHARGNDITLYDPACGSGSLLIRAAEAAPVDVAIYGQEKESTTAGLARMNLVLHNRATAEIKGGYSAFSDPQYMNPNDDSAIRQFDFAVVNPPFSDKNWTHGLKEYGRFDGYGDRPPQKNGDFAWLLHIIKSLKRNGKAAVILPHGVLFRGNAEATIRRSLIDRGLIKGIIGLPSNLFYGTGIPACIIVIDKKNSDERTGTIMIDASRDFIKDGNKNRLRERDVYKITTVFNHLVDNPKTKTDPKYARFVPFAEIRKKNAYNLNIPRYIDSGAVEDIQNIDGHLNGGIPSGDVESLSLYWKTFPRLREELFNPLRKGFYSLAVEKGTIRDTIYGERDFSAYADKVERAFEQWVKKVDSRLRNINSKTKPKLLIAEIAEKIIEEFTPVTLVDKYDAYEVLLSYWNETMSDDMYLVVQDGYKAVRNIEVLTKTTENKKTKVKKTVETGWDGKLVPKNLIIEMFFSDEQKAVDNADTIIATAQAELDEMLENAEEDFIIGKVLKDNGNLDKAGLKKRLKDKELDTEDKAILQKLQNLMTRVDEGTKMVKGLRAALDKKARDQYAGLSDDECMELLLNRKWYRSLITGVYALYTAVSHRISERVTELADRYEKTMPQLEVDVAELENKVKSHLERMGYKW; from the coding sequence ATGGCGGTAAAAAAAAGTGAACTGTATTCCAGCCTGTGGGCGAGTTGCGACAGCTTGCGCGGCGGTATGGATAGTTCGCAATACAAGGATTACATTCTGACGCTACTGTTCGTTAAGTATGTCTCAGATAAATTTAAAGGCGTTACTTACGGCGAGATTGATGTTCCCAAAGGCGGGAGCTTTGATGATATGCTTGCGCTTATTGGCAACAAGAACATCGGTGAAGAGATGGATAAAATCATCGCCAAACTTGCCGAAGCCAACAATCTCCGAGGAGTTATAGATAACGCGCATTTTAACGATGGAGACAAACTGGGCAAAGGCAAGGAGATGGTCGACAAACTCTCCGAACTGCTCGGCATTTTCCGTGACCAAATGCCAGATTTTTCTAAAAACCGGGCCGATGGCGATGATATTATCGGTGATGCTTATGAATATCTGATGCGAAACTTTGCTACCGAAAGCGGCAAGAGTAAGGGGCAGTTTTATACCCCTGCCGAGGTATCGAGAATTCTTGCCAAGGTCGTAGGTATCGAACATGCCCGCGGCAACGACATTACTCTGTATGATCCGGCATGCGGTTCAGGTTCACTTTTGATTCGAGCCGCCGAAGCCGCGCCCGTTGATGTGGCGATTTATGGGCAGGAAAAAGAGAGTACAACAGCCGGCCTTGCCCGCATGAACCTGGTTTTGCATAATCGTGCAACCGCTGAAATCAAGGGCGGGTACAGTGCATTCTCCGACCCGCAATATATGAATCCAAACGACGACAGCGCGATCCGTCAATTCGATTTTGCTGTGGTCAATCCTCCGTTTTCAGACAAGAACTGGACGCATGGCCTGAAAGAATACGGACGCTTTGATGGTTACGGAGACCGTCCACCGCAGAAAAACGGTGATTTTGCGTGGCTTCTGCACATCATCAAGTCCCTGAAACGTAATGGCAAGGCGGCGGTTATTCTGCCTCACGGTGTTTTATTTCGCGGTAATGCCGAAGCGACGATCCGCCGGTCGCTTATTGATCGCGGCCTGATTAAAGGCATCATCGGCCTGCCATCCAACCTTTTCTACGGCACAGGCATTCCTGCCTGTATCATCGTCATCGATAAGAAAAATTCCGACGAACGCACCGGCACTATCATGATCGACGCAAGCCGCGACTTCATCAAAGACGGCAATAAGAACCGCCTGCGCGAACGGGATGTTTATAAAATCACCACGGTTTTCAATCATCTTGTGGATAATCCAAAGACAAAGACCGATCCGAAATATGCTCGTTTTGTACCTTTCGCGGAAATAAGAAAAAAGAACGCTTACAACCTCAATATTCCCCGTTACATTGACAGCGGAGCGGTCGAGGATATCCAAAATATAGATGGTCACTTGAACGGCGGCATACCTTCCGGCGATGTGGAAAGCCTGTCGCTTTACTGGAAAACATTTCCAAGGCTGCGAGAAGAGTTGTTCAATCCGTTACGCAAGGGCTTTTATTCCCTTGCTGTGGAAAAAGGCACCATTCGGGATACTATCTATGGCGAGCGTGATTTTTCCGCATACGCCGATAAAGTGGAACGCGCCTTTGAACAGTGGGTAAAGAAAGTTGACAGCAGGCTGCGCAACATTAACAGCAAGACAAAGCCGAAACTGCTGATTGCAGAAATTGCCGAAAAAATTATCGAAGAATTTACACCTGTGACGCTCGTAGACAAATATGATGCTTACGAGGTGCTGCTGTCTTATTGGAACGAAACCATGTCCGACGATATGTATCTTGTCGTACAGGACGGCTATAAGGCTGTGCGGAATATCGAGGTGCTCACCAAAACGACTGAAAACAAGAAAACTAAGGTAAAGAAAACTGTAGAAACCGGGTGGGACGGCAAACTCGTGCCGAAAAACCTGATTATAGAAATGTTTTTTTCCGACGAACAGAAAGCCGTTGATAATGCGGATACGATTATCGCGACCGCGCAGGCAGAACTGGATGAAATGCTTGAAAACGCCGAAGAAGATTTCATCATCGGTAAAGTGCTGAAGGACAATGGCAATCTCGATAAAGCGGGGCTGAAAAAACGGCTGAAAGACAAAGAGCTTGATACCGAAGACAAGGCGATTTTGCAAAAGCTGCAAAATTTAATGACGCGAGTTGACGAGGGTACAAAAATGGTCAAAGGTCTTCGTGCCGCTCTCGATAAAAAAGCTCGCGACCAATATGCCGGACTGTCGGATGATGAGTGCATGGAACTGCTCTTAAACCGCAAGTGGTACCGTTCACTTATTACCGGCGTGTATGCGCTTTACACGGCAGTGAGCCACCGTATTTCCGAGCGGGTGACGGAGCTCGCTGACCGCTACGAAAAGACAATGCCACAACTTGAGGTTGATGTTGCTGAGCTTGAAAACAAGGTGAAATCTCATCTGGAAAGGATGGGATATAAATGGTGA
- a CDS encoding L-threonylcarbamoyladenylate synthase, whose amino-acid sequence MNRVVKIDSKNPAPDIIRRTCELLSAGHLIVIPTETVYGIACAPEFIEKLYTAKERERGKPVARLAAGIEQVKNSGAVFTEAAEKLAGKYWPGPLTIILETPEGNTGFRVPAHAVPLAIAREFGRPVALTSANKSGGADAVTVQEAFETLSEHVALFLDAGTTTGKIPSTVVRCTGNGVEILRAGAISEEQLMRVCFNEKYDLYTRER is encoded by the coding sequence ATGAATCGAGTTGTTAAAATTGATTCGAAAAATCCGGCGCCGGACATTATCCGGCGCACATGCGAACTGCTGAGCGCCGGACATCTGATTGTGATCCCGACGGAGACGGTTTACGGGATTGCCTGTGCGCCGGAATTTATCGAAAAACTTTACACTGCCAAAGAACGCGAACGCGGCAAACCGGTTGCACGTCTCGCCGCCGGAATTGAACAGGTAAAAAATTCGGGTGCAGTTTTTACTGAAGCCGCCGAAAAACTCGCCGGAAAATATTGGCCGGGGCCGCTAACCATTATTTTAGAAACACCGGAAGGAAATACCGGTTTTCGCGTTCCGGCGCACGCGGTGCCGCTGGCAATCGCGCGCGAGTTCGGTCGTCCGGTTGCATTGACGAGTGCGAATAAAAGCGGCGGCGCAGATGCAGTTACGGTGCAGGAAGCGTTCGAAACATTAAGCGAGCACGTTGCACTGTTTCTCGACGCTGGAACGACGACGGGAAAAATTCCAAGCACGGTTGTCCGGTGCACCGGAAACGGTGTAGAAATTCTGCGTGCCGGTGCAATATCTGAGGAACAATTGATGCGTGTATGCTTCAACGAAAAGTATGATTTATATACAAGGGAGAGATAG
- the purE gene encoding 5-(carboxyamino)imidazole ribonucleotide mutase: protein MADKQVAIVMGSSSDWDVVELCFQTLKKFSVDADVKVMSAHRTPHEACEFAKNAKANGFKVIIGAAGGAAHLAGVLAGHTTLPVIGIPMPAWSLDGMDSLLSTVQMPRGVPVATMAIGKAGAVNAAILAVQMLALTNESLAGKLTQFKKDIRDEVLASDAELQKKLNNLRIARE from the coding sequence ATGGCTGACAAACAGGTTGCTATTGTAATGGGGAGTTCGAGTGACTGGGATGTGGTCGAGCTTTGTTTTCAGACGTTGAAAAAATTCAGCGTAGATGCAGACGTGAAGGTGATGTCGGCACACCGTACGCCGCACGAAGCGTGCGAGTTTGCAAAGAATGCAAAAGCGAACGGGTTTAAGGTGATTATCGGCGCCGCCGGCGGTGCGGCGCATCTCGCCGGTGTTCTCGCCGGACACACAACGCTGCCGGTGATCGGCATTCCGATGCCGGCATGGTCACTGGATGGCATGGATTCGCTGCTGTCCACGGTGCAGATGCCGCGCGGCGTTCCGGTCGCAACGATGGCTATCGGCAAAGCCGGTGCGGTGAATGCCGCCATTCTGGCAGTGCAGATGCTGGCGCTTACCAATGAATCACTCGCCGGTAAGCTGACACAGTTTAAAAAAGATATACGTGATGAAGTACTCGCATCCGATGCCGAACTGCAAAAGAAATTGAATAATTTAAGAATCGCCCGCGAATAA